A window of Bacillus sp. SM2101 contains these coding sequences:
- a CDS encoding lipase, with translation MKIFRMIVLFVISVVLFVSPYNVGAEQISSFKNSNFTTLSDQLTDPQPFPQNLLPSEKSLARINHYPIVLVHGLVGWGRDELLGFRYWGGLTDIEKDLNSYGYETYSAAVGPFSSNWDRACELFAQIKGGTVDYGEVHSLEHGHDRYGRTYSGFYPEWGEVNSTTGEVNKIHLVGHSLGGQTIRLLTQLLEHGDENELAVSDSNDISSLFKKETSSMVSSVFTISSPHDGSTATRLVDSFFPMTKEIIALAASLTGKTDNILYDFKLDQWGLKRREGETFESYANRVYNSSIWNDTKDTAEWDASPEGAREINSWVSAQPSTYYFSVSTEQTYPSIWSGNHKPELFMNPILYVLSDFLGKYTENGSITINSDWWKNDGVVNTNSMDGPTLGSTDEIVFYEGLPEKGVWNYLGEFNSTDHIDIVGIGLYDVRSWYRSVADLLGSLQ, from the coding sequence ATGAAAATATTTAGAATGATTGTTTTATTTGTTATTAGTGTCGTTCTTTTTGTAAGCCCTTACAATGTTGGCGCTGAGCAGATTTCCTCATTCAAGAATAGTAATTTTACAACTCTTAGTGATCAATTAACTGACCCACAACCATTTCCTCAGAATCTATTACCAAGTGAGAAAAGCTTAGCTAGGATTAATCATTACCCAATTGTACTAGTTCATGGATTAGTAGGGTGGGGACGTGATGAGTTATTAGGTTTTCGATATTGGGGTGGATTAACGGATATTGAAAAAGATTTAAATTCCTATGGTTATGAGACATACAGTGCAGCAGTTGGACCATTTTCAAGCAACTGGGATAGAGCCTGTGAGTTGTTTGCCCAAATCAAAGGAGGAACAGTTGATTACGGTGAGGTACATTCACTTGAGCACGGTCATGATCGTTACGGTAGAACATATAGTGGTTTTTATCCTGAATGGGGAGAGGTGAATTCCACTACTGGAGAGGTGAATAAAATACATTTAGTTGGTCATAGTTTAGGCGGTCAAACGATTCGTTTATTAACACAGCTGCTGGAACATGGGGACGAAAATGAATTAGCTGTATCAGATTCAAACGACATATCATCTCTTTTTAAGAAAGAGACTTCTTCAATGGTTAGTAGTGTGTTTACTATATCTTCTCCGCATGATGGATCTACAGCTACAAGATTAGTAGACAGTTTTTTTCCAATGACAAAGGAGATAATAGCTTTAGCAGCAAGTTTAACAGGAAAAACTGACAATATTCTATATGACTTTAAGCTAGATCAATGGGGACTAAAAAGAAGAGAAGGGGAAACATTTGAAAGCTATGCTAATCGTGTATATAACAGTTCTATTTGGAACGATACGAAAGATACTGCAGAATGGGATGCCAGCCCAGAAGGTGCACGTGAAATAAATAGCTGGGTATCAGCACAACCTAGTACATATTATTTTTCAGTTTCCACGGAACAAACTTACCCATCTATATGGTCAGGAAATCATAAACCTGAATTATTTATGAACCCAATATTATACGTTCTTAGTGATTTTCTTGGAAAATATACAGAAAACGGTAGTATTACTATTAATAGTGACTGGTGGAAAAATGATGGTGTAGTCAATACAAATTCAATGGATGGACCAACATTAGGATCCACAGACGAGATAGTATTTTACGAAGGGTTACCTGAAAAAGGGGTATGGAATTATTTGGGTGAATTCAATTCGACAGATCATATTGATATTGTTGGTATTGGCTTATATGACGTACGTAGTTGGTATCGTTCTGTTGCTGATTTGTTAGGCTCCTTACAGTAA
- a CDS encoding RDD family protein: protein MSENSAGFSVRLAALFFDWLLIGLPITFIAYYIFNEQSFLLNEFEVIYGTLLPVFWKGYTVGKKIVGIRIVKIDGTNVHLGTMVLRVIVAGIVYGLTLGIGIIVSIFMVLLREDNRSIHDFVANTYVTYDN from the coding sequence ATGTCCGAAAACTCAGCAGGCTTTAGTGTACGTCTTGCCGCATTATTCTTTGATTGGTTACTTATTGGTTTACCCATTACATTTATCGCATATTACATTTTCAATGAACAAAGTTTCCTACTAAACGAATTTGAAGTAATCTACGGAACCTTACTTCCTGTTTTTTGGAAGGGATACACAGTCGGAAAAAAAATAGTAGGTATTCGAATTGTTAAAATAGATGGCACCAATGTTCACCTCGGGACTATGGTTTTGCGTGTCATAGTTGCAGGTATCGTATATGGTTTAACACTTGGTATAGGCATTATTGTCAGTATATTTATGGTTCTGTTACGTGAAGATAATCGCTCAATACATGATTTTGTTGCAAACACATACGTGACTTATGATAATTAG
- a CDS encoding SRPBCC family protein, which translates to MIFLAEKQAEINRPIEDVYNYVINMENFGEWFPNVIEMTSNNTLAHGEIGKKYTEQTKLPFNIKKSIPITVIESTHNSKFVTDGDFPPLMERMTVTFSAKTIGSTLVTWKMESRNHSRLANVFFMPIAKIIIKNRAEKGMLKLKQELEKPS; encoded by the coding sequence TTGATATTCCTAGCAGAAAAACAAGCAGAAATTAACAGACCAATAGAAGATGTATATAATTATGTAATTAATATGGAAAATTTCGGAGAATGGTTTCCTAATGTAATAGAAATGACCTCTAATAATACGCTAGCTCACGGTGAAATAGGTAAAAAATATACTGAACAAACGAAACTACCTTTCAATATAAAAAAATCAATACCAATCACTGTCATTGAATCAACACATAATTCAAAGTTCGTAACTGATGGTGATTTTCCACCTTTGATGGAAAGAATGACAGTTACTTTTTCGGCTAAAACAATAGGTAGTACCCTTGTTACTTGGAAAATGGAGAGTAGAAACCATTCGAGGTTAGCCAATGTTTTCTTTATGCCAATAGCAAAAATAATAATTAAAAATCGAGCAGAAAAGGGTATGTTGAAGCTTAAACAAGAGCTTGAAAAGCCATCTTAA
- a CDS encoding long-chain fatty acid--CoA ligase, whose translation MTDKHVWLNHYPDDISTDVEIPNTTLPQILQNTSEEYPQNDAILFYQQKMSYKELNMSVQAFASSIQQSGINKGDRVAIMLPNCPQYVISFYGVLAAGAIVTQINPMLVERELQYILADSGAQTVVVLDMLYPRVKAIQQNTGLKNIIVVSLQPNDQTYKPDISFYEFMKVGNGIVSPVDTDPEHDIAVLQYTGGTTGRPKGAMLTHRNLIANNVQAQEFFKNDVEKGKERCLIVLPFFHVFGMSACMNFSIFNAASMVLLPRFDVEEVLHTIKAEKPTIFPGVPTMFIAILNHPNATDYGIDCIKVCNSGGAPMPVEVLKAFEEKTGSKIVEGFGMSESGPVTHSNPLFAERKTGSVGIPYPSTDFKIVDIADGKLEVPAGEVGELIVSGPQIMKGYWNMTDETMHTLRDGWLYTGDIARMDEDGYLYIVDRKKDMIIASGFNIYPRDIEEVLYEHPSIQEAVVVGVQDAYRGETVKAFVVLKQGEQPNEQDIINYCKDHMASYKVPTIIEFKAELPKTTVGKILRRALRENNVT comes from the coding sequence GTGACTGATAAGCATGTTTGGTTAAACCATTATCCAGATGATATCTCAACAGATGTTGAAATTCCTAACACAACATTACCACAAATCTTACAAAATACTTCAGAGGAATACCCACAAAATGATGCTATTTTATTCTACCAACAAAAGATGTCATATAAAGAATTAAATATGTCTGTTCAAGCTTTTGCATCATCAATACAACAGTCAGGAATTAATAAAGGTGATCGCGTTGCAATTATGCTACCTAATTGTCCTCAATATGTCATTTCATTTTATGGGGTGTTGGCTGCAGGAGCAATCGTAACACAAATTAATCCAATGCTGGTAGAGCGAGAATTGCAATATATTTTAGCAGATTCTGGGGCGCAAACTGTTGTTGTCCTAGATATGTTATACCCTCGAGTGAAGGCGATTCAACAAAATACAGGATTAAAAAATATTATAGTTGTTAGTCTACAACCAAACGATCAAACATATAAACCAGACATATCCTTCTATGAGTTTATGAAAGTTGGAAACGGAATTGTTAGTCCAGTTGACACAGATCCTGAACATGATATAGCTGTCCTACAGTATACAGGTGGAACGACTGGTAGACCAAAAGGAGCTATGCTAACACACCGTAATTTAATAGCAAATAATGTGCAAGCACAAGAGTTTTTCAAAAATGATGTAGAAAAGGGTAAAGAGCGTTGTTTAATAGTTCTACCATTTTTTCATGTTTTTGGTATGTCGGCATGTATGAATTTTTCAATATTTAATGCTGCTTCAATGGTCCTCCTACCGAGATTTGATGTTGAGGAAGTATTGCATACGATAAAAGCTGAAAAACCAACGATTTTCCCAGGAGTTCCGACAATGTTTATTGCTATTTTAAATCATCCTAATGCCACTGACTACGGAATTGATTGTATTAAGGTTTGTAATAGTGGAGGAGCACCAATGCCAGTGGAAGTACTAAAAGCATTTGAAGAAAAAACTGGCTCTAAAATAGTTGAAGGCTTCGGCATGTCTGAATCAGGTCCAGTTACACATTCTAATCCATTATTCGCTGAGCGAAAAACAGGAAGTGTTGGGATTCCATACCCTTCAACTGATTTTAAAATCGTTGACATTGCAGATGGCAAGCTAGAGGTACCAGCAGGGGAAGTTGGTGAACTGATCGTTTCAGGGCCTCAGATCATGAAAGGATATTGGAACATGACTGATGAAACGATGCACACTCTCCGTGATGGTTGGTTATATACAGGGGACATTGCTCGAATGGATGAGGATGGATACTTGTATATCGTTGATCGAAAAAAAGACATGATTATTGCAAGCGGTTTCAATATTTATCCGCGTGATATAGAGGAAGTTCTCTATGAACACCCTTCTATACAAGAAGCTGTAGTGGTTGGAGTACAGGATGCATATAGGGGTGAAACAGTAAAAGCATTTGTCGTTCTTAAGCAAGGGGAACAACCGAATGAACAAGATATTATTAACTATTGCAAAGACCATATGGCTTCATACAAAGTACCAACAATTATAGAGTTCAAGGCTGAATTACCGAAAACGACGGTTGGAAAAATATTAAGGCGTGCTTTACGGGAGAATAATGTTACGTAA
- a CDS encoding TetR/AcrR family transcriptional regulator has protein sequence MKQRIKEQSILLFEKKGFTETSIQDIVDALGVTKGTFYYYFSSKEQLLMDIHLHYIDDLLQHQLEILVDNKKSCKEKLKDVVLLLITDIKEQGPSARVFLRELRNLTNEHLQKILTKRDKFRLNIEQLLADGVAKEEFRKDLEIDIITFGILGVTNWTYQWFDPAGTKSDHDVAEIYIDMILRGIQKE, from the coding sequence TTGAAACAACGTATTAAAGAGCAGAGCATCCTTCTGTTTGAGAAAAAAGGATTTACTGAGACTTCTATACAAGATATTGTTGATGCTCTAGGAGTAACAAAAGGAACGTTCTATTATTATTTTTCAAGTAAGGAACAACTATTAATGGATATTCATCTACATTACATCGACGATCTGCTACAACATCAACTTGAAATTTTAGTAGATAATAAAAAAAGCTGTAAGGAAAAGCTGAAGGATGTTGTATTATTGCTTATTACGGATATAAAAGAACAAGGGCCAAGTGCACGAGTGTTCTTACGAGAACTAAGAAATTTAACTAATGAACATCTTCAAAAAATTCTAACGAAACGTGACAAATTCAGACTGAATATCGAGCAACTACTAGCTGATGGTGTCGCGAAGGAAGAGTTTCGTAAGGACCTTGAAATAGACATCATTACTTTTGGTATATTAGGTGTAACAAACTGGACGTATCAATGGTTTGATCCAGCAGGGACAAAATCTGATCATGATGTTGCAGAAATATATATTGATATGATTTTACGAGGAATACAAAAAGAATAA
- a CDS encoding 3-hydroxyacyl-CoA dehydrogenase family protein has protein sequence MNIQDIKNICVVGSGQMGHQIGMLCALGGFSTIIQDVSSQSLTKAKTSLESIMETWVMKGKIAEDQKEAALKRLSFTESLEEASSKADFVIEAIVEKLEIKREVFKKLDEYAPAHAVLATNSSTIVNSLIADATKRPEKVCNMHFFFPPLVMDCVEVVMSEQTSEETAQITLDVCEKINRKGILLRKEISGFVANRILIALQKEAMYLYEEGVADYKDIDLIVKQALKHPIGPFELMDLSGLDVGYYVMQQRFAETGNPKDKPPAFIEERVKAGLLGRKTGKGFYDYSSKKVKQ, from the coding sequence ATGAATATTCAAGATATTAAGAATATTTGTGTAGTCGGCTCTGGACAAATGGGACATCAAATAGGAATGCTATGCGCATTAGGTGGATTTTCAACAATAATTCAAGATGTGAGTTCACAATCATTAACAAAAGCTAAGACAAGTCTTGAGTCGATTATGGAAACATGGGTAATGAAAGGTAAAATAGCTGAGGATCAAAAAGAAGCAGCCCTTAAAAGGTTGTCATTTACTGAAAGTTTAGAAGAGGCAAGTTCGAAAGCTGACTTTGTTATAGAAGCAATTGTAGAAAAACTTGAAATAAAGCGCGAGGTATTTAAAAAGTTAGATGAGTATGCGCCAGCACATGCTGTTTTAGCAACGAACAGTTCGACGATCGTCAACTCACTTATCGCAGATGCAACAAAACGTCCTGAGAAGGTTTGTAATATGCATTTCTTTTTCCCGCCTCTTGTGATGGATTGTGTTGAAGTAGTAATGAGTGAGCAAACTTCAGAAGAAACTGCACAAATTACTTTAGATGTTTGCGAAAAAATTAACCGTAAAGGAATTCTACTACGTAAAGAAATTTCAGGGTTTGTTGCAAATAGAATTCTCATTGCTCTTCAAAAAGAAGCGATGTATTTATATGAAGAAGGAGTCGCTGATTATAAAGACATCGACTTGATTGTAAAGCAAGCGTTGAAACATCCGATTGGACCGTTTGAATTAATGGATTTATCGGGATTAGATGTAGGTTATTATGTTATGCAGCAGCGCTTCGCTGAAACTGGAAATCCAAAAGATAAACCACCAGCTTTTATTGAAGAAAGGGTAAAGGCAGGTTTGTTAGGAAGAAAAACGGGAAAAGGCTTTTATGATTATTCAAGCAAAAAGGTGAAGCAATAA
- a CDS encoding enoyl-CoA hydratase: protein MEPNVEYEKVNGAAIVTINNPPLNVMSSSVSKELLETFLLLEDDTEVVAVILTGAGSKAFMAGADIREFPSLIGKTGLKSKFLESHHVLNYIDTFSKPTIAVLNGITFGGGCELALACDIRIAENHVQIGLPEIKLGLFPGGGGTQRLPRLIGEARAKEMIFTGEPIYAEEAWRIGLVNKVVASGKGLLAAQEMAMTICQYSLAAISRSKQAIQEGGQLTVEAGLKREAELFEEVFQTADIKEGVKAFLEKRKPIFTHK, encoded by the coding sequence ATGGAGCCTAATGTGGAATACGAAAAAGTAAATGGTGCAGCGATAGTAACCATTAATAACCCACCGTTAAACGTTATGAGTAGCTCAGTAAGTAAAGAATTATTAGAAACATTTTTATTGCTTGAAGATGATACTGAAGTGGTTGCTGTTATTTTGACTGGTGCTGGTTCAAAAGCATTTATGGCTGGCGCAGATATCCGTGAGTTTCCTAGTTTAATAGGGAAAACTGGATTAAAAAGCAAATTTTTAGAAAGCCATCACGTGCTGAACTATATCGATACATTTAGCAAGCCTACGATTGCTGTTCTTAATGGGATAACATTTGGTGGAGGTTGTGAGTTAGCATTAGCATGTGATATTAGAATTGCTGAAAATCACGTGCAAATAGGATTGCCAGAAATAAAGCTAGGTCTTTTTCCAGGTGGAGGAGGTACTCAACGACTCCCTAGATTGATAGGGGAAGCTAGAGCAAAGGAAATGATCTTCACTGGGGAACCTATTTATGCGGAAGAAGCTTGGCGTATTGGCCTTGTAAATAAAGTAGTGGCAAGTGGGAAGGGCTTATTAGCTGCGCAGGAGATGGCAATGACCATTTGTCAATATTCACTTGCTGCAATATCACGCAGTAAACAAGCCATACAAGAAGGTGGCCAATTAACGGTTGAAGCCGGTCTTAAAAGGGAAGCAGAATTATTTGAAGAAGTGTTTCAAACTGCGGATATAAAAGAAGGTGTAAAAGCATTCTTAGAAAAACGCAAACCAATATTTACACATAAATAA
- a CDS encoding SDR family oxidoreductase produces the protein MRFSDTVVVITGGGSGIGEAAAHRIAKEGADVLIVGRTQSKLETVSKQINEEVNRNAVQYFVADVTNEERITELAVFVQKNYGHLDILINNAGASPVSRLFNTSTEDWDFVQETNLKSVFLVSKYLGQLMAESSEKDEGKRKDRTIVNVASLSGHKAAPTLPHYSAAKAAVVNLSKTLAHELAQFGIRVNSVSPGFIKTPMTEISLESERFMKTIERSTAMGRVGEAEEIANVIAFMASSEASYMTGSDIVVDGGWLIS, from the coding sequence ATGAGATTTTCTGACACAGTCGTAGTGATCACCGGTGGAGGTAGTGGAATAGGTGAGGCAGCAGCTCATAGAATAGCAAAAGAGGGCGCTGATGTTCTAATAGTAGGAAGGACTCAATCTAAATTAGAAACAGTATCAAAACAAATTAATGAAGAGGTCAATAGAAATGCTGTTCAATATTTCGTGGCAGATGTAACAAATGAAGAACGTATCACAGAGTTAGCTGTTTTTGTACAAAAAAACTATGGTCACTTAGATATTTTAATAAATAACGCAGGAGCATCCCCCGTTTCTAGATTATTTAATACATCAACAGAAGACTGGGATTTTGTTCAAGAAACAAATTTAAAAAGTGTGTTTCTCGTTTCTAAATATTTAGGACAACTGATGGCGGAAAGTAGTGAAAAGGATGAAGGAAAGCGCAAAGACAGAACAATTGTCAATGTCGCTTCATTATCAGGCCATAAAGCTGCGCCAACTTTACCTCATTACAGTGCTGCAAAAGCAGCGGTGGTAAATTTATCTAAAACACTTGCTCATGAACTTGCACAATTTGGAATCCGTGTGAACTCCGTATCACCTGGCTTTATTAAAACACCCATGACTGAAATAAGTCTTGAAAGTGAACGGTTTATGAAAACGATTGAGAGAAGCACAGCTATGGGTAGGGTAGGCGAAGCAGAAGAAATAGCCAATGTAATAGCTTTCATGGCATCATCTGAAGCTTCATATATGACCGGATCAGATATCGTTGTCGATGGTGGCTGGCTTATATCATAA
- a CDS encoding enoyl-CoA hydratase, giving the protein MQNEHLIVNIEGPIMVLTLNRPESLNPFSSHMILGLSEAMEIARDNDDIRAVVIRGAGRAFSAGGDVKSMGVASSQQIYDHIGKLNECIKLMKDLPKPIIAAVHGFAAGAGFNLALACDLIIAADNSKFVFSFSQVGLISDGGGSYFFPRLVGPYRAKELFFSGETVSADQAKELGILNRVVPLESLESETTKLAMKLAHGPSKAYGMMKKIIDRSYESSLDDILEQERITQTLMIHTEDHLEGVSAFKEKRKPQFKGK; this is encoded by the coding sequence ATGCAAAATGAGCACCTAATTGTTAATATCGAAGGCCCTATTATGGTTCTAACGTTGAATCGGCCAGAAAGCCTTAATCCGTTTAGTTCACATATGATACTAGGTTTATCAGAGGCAATGGAAATAGCTAGAGACAATGATGATATTCGAGCTGTGGTCATTAGAGGGGCAGGTAGAGCATTTAGTGCAGGTGGAGATGTAAAATCTATGGGCGTAGCTTCGTCACAACAAATTTACGATCATATTGGTAAGCTAAATGAATGTATAAAGCTTATGAAAGATCTACCTAAACCAATTATTGCAGCTGTACATGGTTTTGCAGCGGGCGCAGGGTTTAATTTAGCATTGGCTTGTGATCTTATTATAGCAGCTGACAACAGTAAATTTGTCTTTAGTTTTTCACAAGTAGGACTAATTTCAGACGGAGGAGGGTCCTATTTCTTTCCAAGGTTAGTAGGGCCATATCGTGCTAAAGAATTATTCTTTAGTGGAGAAACAGTTTCCGCTGACCAAGCTAAAGAACTAGGTATATTAAATCGAGTTGTTCCACTTGAAAGCCTTGAATCTGAAACGACAAAGCTAGCGATGAAGCTTGCCCATGGTCCAAGTAAAGCTTATGGAATGATGAAGAAAATCATTGATCGATCTTACGAGTCATCATTAGATGATATTTTGGAGCAAGAACGAATTACACAAACGTTGATGATTCATACTGAAGACCATTTAGAAGGTGTTAGCGCATTTAAAGAAAAAAGAAAGCCACAATTTAAAGGTAAATAG
- a CDS encoding NADPH:quinone oxidoreductase family protein, with product MKAVQIDKFGGPEVLQYVDLNKPMPKGNEVLIEVKAIGVNYADTARREGQYVVETTLPYVLGGEVAGIVVAVGEDVTSVSIGSKVVTIMESGGYAEFAMVDERSVIPIPDGVDYNHAVILPIQGLSAYHILKTMGRLEEGETVLVHAAAGGVGLLAVQLAKLFGAGKVIATASTDEKLALAQEMGADVTVNYTVDGWDKEVKKATEGKGVDVALEMAGGDIFNKTVRCLAPFGRLVIYGVASGEMSTMQPAELMRRNQSVIGFFLPQIMRKPQLLQSSLLELLQYVQTGQLKLTVGGVYPLAEAANVHTLLQARKTTGKIVLVPGI from the coding sequence ATGAAAGCAGTACAGATAGATAAATTTGGTGGACCAGAAGTTTTACAATATGTTGATTTGAATAAACCAATGCCTAAAGGCAATGAAGTATTAATTGAAGTAAAAGCCATCGGAGTAAATTATGCTGATACAGCGAGAAGAGAAGGACAGTATGTAGTTGAGACAACATTACCGTATGTTTTAGGAGGCGAGGTTGCTGGTATTGTAGTTGCAGTTGGAGAAGATGTTACTTCTGTTAGTATAGGTTCGAAAGTTGTGACTATCATGGAATCAGGTGGATATGCAGAGTTTGCGATGGTCGATGAAAGATCAGTCATACCGATACCTGATGGGGTTGATTATAACCATGCTGTTATTTTGCCGATACAAGGATTAAGTGCCTATCATATTTTAAAAACAATGGGGCGCCTTGAAGAAGGTGAAACAGTCCTTGTTCATGCGGCTGCTGGTGGAGTCGGTTTACTTGCCGTTCAGCTCGCTAAGTTATTTGGTGCAGGTAAAGTAATAGCAACAGCTAGTACTGATGAGAAGTTAGCACTCGCCCAAGAGATGGGAGCTGACGTAACTGTAAACTACACTGTAGACGGCTGGGATAAAGAAGTAAAGAAAGCGACAGAAGGTAAAGGTGTAGATGTAGCACTTGAAATGGCTGGTGGAGATATATTTAATAAAACAGTCCGTTGTTTAGCACCATTCGGTAGACTTGTCATATATGGTGTAGCTAGTGGAGAAATGAGCACAATGCAACCAGCAGAGTTAATGAGACGTAACCAATCGGTTATTGGTTTCTTTTTACCACAAATTATGCGTAAACCACAGCTCCTCCAATCTAGCTTATTAGAATTACTTCAATATGTACAGACAGGCCAATTAAAATTAACAGTTGGAGGCGTATACCCATTAGCAGAAGCAGCAAACGTTCATACACTATTACAAGCAAGAAAAACAACTGGAAAAATTGTTTTAGTGCCGGGGATCTGA
- the spoIIP gene encoding stage II sporulation protein P: protein MKPYRNKRLLLMTSIPMLIFFIFFISTLIVSLNVKYESSFIDTALGNVESEDLLIHFLKAENQHFTLEESENDLFSIKNIAESILQFGTNIILSDSTTFFGGELPGITSSLNKTSITEETEYVFESSPPIEVLLKEREVATEKLKQDENIMLVENNLVDHIPNKTVYIYQTHSWESFLPYIKDASSPNHAISNDNRVNVVALGKRLSANLLKEGIGAHHDQTNMTAKLHEKEWKTTMSYNLSREILEVNTNNNSHVEYYIDIHRDSARRDVTTKMINGIEYATLYFVLGTENINYEQNKQFVEKLNAELNKRYPGISRGIYQKSKKDGNGIYNQDISSKAITLEIGGVDNTFEELERSVDAFSEIFSDLYWADREAIEVNG from the coding sequence ATGAAGCCGTATAGAAACAAAAGGTTATTGCTCATGACTAGTATTCCAATGCTGATATTTTTCATCTTCTTCATATCAACATTAATCGTTAGCTTAAACGTTAAATATGAATCTAGCTTTATTGATACTGCGTTAGGAAATGTAGAATCAGAAGACCTACTAATTCACTTTCTGAAGGCAGAAAATCAACATTTTACTCTAGAAGAAAGTGAGAATGATTTATTTTCTATTAAGAATATAGCTGAATCTATTCTACAATTTGGCACAAATATTATTCTAAGTGATTCAACAACATTTTTTGGCGGAGAATTACCAGGCATAACTTCCTCCTTAAACAAAACGAGTATAACCGAAGAAACTGAGTACGTATTTGAATCGTCACCACCAATTGAAGTTTTATTAAAAGAACGAGAAGTCGCAACAGAAAAACTAAAACAGGATGAAAACATAATGTTAGTTGAAAATAATCTTGTTGATCATATACCAAATAAGACTGTATATATCTATCAGACGCATAGTTGGGAATCTTTTTTACCATATATAAAAGATGCTAGCAGTCCAAATCATGCAATCAGTAATGATAATCGAGTGAATGTCGTTGCACTAGGTAAGCGCTTATCAGCTAATCTCCTTAAAGAAGGGATCGGAGCACATCATGATCAAACGAATATGACAGCAAAGTTGCATGAGAAAGAATGGAAAACAACAATGTCATATAACTTGTCTCGTGAGATTTTAGAAGTCAACACAAATAACAATAGTCATGTAGAGTACTATATTGATATACATCGGGACTCGGCACGTAGAGATGTTACAACTAAAATGATTAATGGAATTGAATACGCAACATTATATTTTGTATTAGGAACGGAAAATATAAATTATGAGCAAAATAAACAATTTGTCGAAAAACTTAATGCAGAGCTGAATAAAAGGTACCCTGGAATTAGTAGAGGAATATATCAAAAATCAAAAAAAGATGGAAATGGAATATATAATCAAGATATATCTAGTAAAGCTATCACGTTAGAAATAGGCGGTGTAGACAATACATTTGAAGAACTTGAAAGAAGTGTTGACGCTTTCTCAGAAATTTTTTCAGATTTATATTGGGCAGATCGTGAAGCGATAGAGGTAAATGGATGA